From one Phycodurus eques isolate BA_2022a chromosome 6, UOR_Pequ_1.1, whole genome shotgun sequence genomic stretch:
- the tlr3 gene encoding toll-like receptor 3 isoform X1: MSCGDWKNLASLLYHFMLVFLVEASQKMTSCRIRGTKADCSRLSLAAVPPDLPGNITSLDLSHNRLSQIPPASLAPYADLLHLDVSFNSLKSLDGGLCRALPLLQTLNVDHNEVHVIQEEDVRACGSLTRFCLSSNRLKLKGEAFAGLQVLRSAIWLLSDHSVLPRGRNKSHTSLTFLDVSKNNLNSAKLGSRPQMPDLFELRLGFNTFSTLAKDDFALFSHSASLQVLNLESSTIKTVEPGSFQPISHLRTLIMDGSNMGTTAISKLCSALSGTSIQTLSLQRMKLVTLTNATFKDLQETNLTFLDLSNNGLGKIEEGSFRWLSKLDALVLSNNNIKHLAKQTFQGLDSLNQLDLRKALVKSHTSARPIIDDFSFQPLGAMETLCLQWTSARLITEHTFTGLKSLKELDLSWSSYASLKNISNKTLISLGGSLLLKLNLTATAMMQIQHGAFAHLGNLTHLLLNFNFIKQTLSGTEFQGLDRLQELHLSFNHQTINLSSMSFVSVPLLRVLTLCKSLTATSLNLDPSPFEPLSNLVYLDLSNNNIANLRASLLNRLVSLKVLKLQHNNLARLWKAANLGGPVFYLKGLEKMTSLQMDSNGFDEIPAEALTGLSNLRELSLSNNLLNNLKDSVFDSLTSLKVLHLQRNLITAVRPEVFRTPLANLSYLLMDRNPFDCTCESILWFVTWLNTTNIPGWSGQYMCNTPLAYFNRPVADFDTLSCKDMAPFQALYILSSTLVGLLTVTALLLRFHGWRIQFHWNVLVNRALGFSDTRAEEGRQYEYDAYIIHAEVDTSWVERALMPLEVDTCRFCLEDRDSMPGMSQLESIVANLRNSRKIIFVVTESLLSDPWCNRFKAHHALHQVMEASRDSVILVFLQDVHDYKLSHSLFLRRGMLRKRCVLHWPVYKERVVAFRQKLLIALGMTNRFPPLL; encoded by the exons ATGAGCTGCGGAGACTGGAAAAACCTG GCATCCCTTCTGTACCACTTCATGCTGGTTTTCCTCGTTGAGGCCTCCCAGAAGATGACCTCTTGTCGCATCCGAGGCACCAAAGCCGACTGCAGCCGCCTGAGCCTGGCCGCTGTGCCGCCCGACCTCCCTGGCAATATCACCAGCTTGGATCTGTCCCACAACCGACTGAGCCAGATTCCGCCTGCCTCCCTGGCCCCATACGCAGATCTCCTGCACCTGGACGTCAGCTTCAACAGCCTCAAAAGCCTGGATGGTGGGCTGTGCCGGGCGCTGCCCCTGCTGCAGACTCTCAACGTGGACCACAACGAGGTGCACGTCATCCAGGAGGAGGATGTGAGGGCCTGTGGCAGCCTGACCAGGTTTTGCTTGTCGAGCAACAGACTGAAGCTGAAAGGGGAAGCCTTTGCCGGGCTGCAGGTACTCAGATCCGCAATCTGGTTGCTTTCGGACCACTCTGTCTTACCTCGAGGTCGTAATAAGTCACATACA AGTCTGACATTCTTGGATGTGTCCAAAAACAACCTCAACTCAGCCAAGCTGGGTTCCAGGCCTCAGATGCCTGACCTGTTTGAGCTCAGGCTGGGATTCAACACATTCTCGACTTTGGCCAAGGACGACTTTGCTCTCTTTAGCCACTCAGCGTCTCTGCAGGTCCTCAACCTGGAATCTTCCACCATCAAGACG GTGGAGCCTGGTTCCTTCCAGCCAATTTCCCACTTGCGTACCTTAATCATGGATGGGAGCAACATGGGAACGACGGCTATCTCCAAACTATGCTCTGCGCTGTCAGGAACGTCTATCCAGACATTGTCCCTACAAAGAATGAAGCTGGTCACGCTCACCAACGCCACCTTCAAAGATTTGCAGGAAACCAACCTAACCTTCCTGGACCTCTCCAACAATGGCTTGGGTAAAATCGAAGAGGGCTCGTTCCGGTGGCTCAGCAAACTGGATGCGCTTGTTTTgtcaaacaacaacatcaaGCACTTAGCCAAGCAGACCTTTCAAGGTCTTGACAGTTTGAACCAGCTGGACTTGAGGAAAGCTCTGGTGAAAAGTCATACCTCCGCAAGGCCAATCATCGATGACTTCTCCTTCCAGCCATTGGGCGCCATGGAGACTTTGTGTCTGCAGTGGACTTCGGCGCGGTTGATAACCGAGCACACCTTCACAGGCTTGAAAAGTCTAAAAGAACTCGACCTTAGCTGGAGCAGCTACGCGTCGCTGAAAAACATCTCCAACAAGACGCTGATTTCGCTGGGTGGGTCACTGCTACTGAAGCTCAACCTGACGGCGACAGCCATGATGCAGATTCAACATGGTGCTTTCGCCCATTTGGGTAACCTCACCCATCTTCTTCTGAATTTCAATTTCATCAAGCAGACTCTGAGCGGGACAGAGTTCCAAGGCTTGGATCGACTCCAGGAGCTTCACCTCTCCTTCAATCACCAGACGATCAACCTCAGCTCCATGTCGTTTGTCAGCGTTCCCCTTCTCAGGGTCCTGACACTGTGCAAAAGCCTCACGGCCACGTCCTTGAACTTGGATCCTTCTCCATTCGAGCCCTTGTCCAACCTCGTCTACTTGGACCTGAGCAACAATAACATTGCCAATTTGAGAGCCAGCCTGCTGAACAGACTCGTGAGCCTGAAGGTTCTCAAGCTGCAACACAATAACCTGGCGCGGTTGTGGAAGGCGGCCAATCTGGGAGGGCCGGTGTTCTACCTGAAGGGTTTGGAGAAAATGACGAGCCTGCAGATGGACAGCAACGGGTTCGATGAGATCCCTGCGGAGGCGCTGACCGGGCTGAGTAACCTGCGTGAGCTCAGCCTTAGCAACAATCTGCTCAATAACCTGAAGGACTCTGTGTTCGACAGCCTGACCTCCCTGAAGGTCTTACACCTCCAGAGGAACCTAATCACGGCTGTGAGACCCGAGGTGTTCCGGACTCCCCTGGCCAACCTGAGCTATCTCCTCATGGATAGGAATCCCTTCGACTGCACGTGTGAGAGCATCTTGTGGTTCGTGACATGGTTGAACACCACCAACATTCCCGGCTGGAGTGGACAGTACATGTGCAACACGCCGCTGGCTTATTTCAACCGCCCCGTTGCAGATTTCGACACCCTCTCCTGCAAGGACATGGCGCCATTCCAGGCACTCTACATCCTCAGCAGTACCCTAGTGGGGTTGCTGACCGTGACAGCCCTTCTGCTGCGCTTCCATGGCTGGAGGATCCAGTTCCACTGGAACGTCCTGGTCAACCGGGCTTTGGGCTTCAGTGATACCAGAGCGGAGGAGGGCCGGCAGTATGAATACGACGCTTACATCATCCACGCCGAAGTGGACACCAGCTGGGTGGAGAGAGCCCTGATGCCCCTTGAGGTCGATACATGCAGGTTTTGCCTGGAAGACCGGGATTCGATGCCAGGAATGTCCCAGCTGGAGTCCATCGTGGCAAACCTGAGGAACTCcaggaaaattatttttgttgtcaccGAAAGCCTCCTCAGCGATCCATGGTGCAACCG CTTCAAGGCCCATCATGCATTGCATCAGGTGATGGAGGCCAGCAGGGACTCTGTGATCCTGGTGTTCCTACAGGACGTACATGACTACAAACTATCGCACTCGCTCTTCCTGCGCCGCGGGATGCTGAGGAAACGCTGCGTCCTTCACTGGCCCGTCTACAAGGAGCGAGTGGTCGCCTTCCGCCAGAAGCTCCTCATCGCTCTCGGAATGACCAATCGATTCCCACCACTGCTTTGA
- the tlr3 gene encoding toll-like receptor 3 isoform X2, translating into MSCGDWKNLASLLYHFMLVFLVEASQKMTSCRIRGTKADCSRLSLAAVPPDLPGNITSLDLSHNRLSQIPPASLAPYADLLHLDVSFNSLKSLDGGLCRALPLLQTLNVDHNEVHVIQEEDVRACGSLTRFCLSSNRLKLKGEAFAGLQSLTFLDVSKNNLNSAKLGSRPQMPDLFELRLGFNTFSTLAKDDFALFSHSASLQVLNLESSTIKTVEPGSFQPISHLRTLIMDGSNMGTTAISKLCSALSGTSIQTLSLQRMKLVTLTNATFKDLQETNLTFLDLSNNGLGKIEEGSFRWLSKLDALVLSNNNIKHLAKQTFQGLDSLNQLDLRKALVKSHTSARPIIDDFSFQPLGAMETLCLQWTSARLITEHTFTGLKSLKELDLSWSSYASLKNISNKTLISLGGSLLLKLNLTATAMMQIQHGAFAHLGNLTHLLLNFNFIKQTLSGTEFQGLDRLQELHLSFNHQTINLSSMSFVSVPLLRVLTLCKSLTATSLNLDPSPFEPLSNLVYLDLSNNNIANLRASLLNRLVSLKVLKLQHNNLARLWKAANLGGPVFYLKGLEKMTSLQMDSNGFDEIPAEALTGLSNLRELSLSNNLLNNLKDSVFDSLTSLKVLHLQRNLITAVRPEVFRTPLANLSYLLMDRNPFDCTCESILWFVTWLNTTNIPGWSGQYMCNTPLAYFNRPVADFDTLSCKDMAPFQALYILSSTLVGLLTVTALLLRFHGWRIQFHWNVLVNRALGFSDTRAEEGRQYEYDAYIIHAEVDTSWVERALMPLEVDTCRFCLEDRDSMPGMSQLESIVANLRNSRKIIFVVTESLLSDPWCNRFKAHHALHQVMEASRDSVILVFLQDVHDYKLSHSLFLRRGMLRKRCVLHWPVYKERVVAFRQKLLIALGMTNRFPPLL; encoded by the exons ATGAGCTGCGGAGACTGGAAAAACCTG GCATCCCTTCTGTACCACTTCATGCTGGTTTTCCTCGTTGAGGCCTCCCAGAAGATGACCTCTTGTCGCATCCGAGGCACCAAAGCCGACTGCAGCCGCCTGAGCCTGGCCGCTGTGCCGCCCGACCTCCCTGGCAATATCACCAGCTTGGATCTGTCCCACAACCGACTGAGCCAGATTCCGCCTGCCTCCCTGGCCCCATACGCAGATCTCCTGCACCTGGACGTCAGCTTCAACAGCCTCAAAAGCCTGGATGGTGGGCTGTGCCGGGCGCTGCCCCTGCTGCAGACTCTCAACGTGGACCACAACGAGGTGCACGTCATCCAGGAGGAGGATGTGAGGGCCTGTGGCAGCCTGACCAGGTTTTGCTTGTCGAGCAACAGACTGAAGCTGAAAGGGGAAGCCTTTGCCGGGCTGCAG AGTCTGACATTCTTGGATGTGTCCAAAAACAACCTCAACTCAGCCAAGCTGGGTTCCAGGCCTCAGATGCCTGACCTGTTTGAGCTCAGGCTGGGATTCAACACATTCTCGACTTTGGCCAAGGACGACTTTGCTCTCTTTAGCCACTCAGCGTCTCTGCAGGTCCTCAACCTGGAATCTTCCACCATCAAGACG GTGGAGCCTGGTTCCTTCCAGCCAATTTCCCACTTGCGTACCTTAATCATGGATGGGAGCAACATGGGAACGACGGCTATCTCCAAACTATGCTCTGCGCTGTCAGGAACGTCTATCCAGACATTGTCCCTACAAAGAATGAAGCTGGTCACGCTCACCAACGCCACCTTCAAAGATTTGCAGGAAACCAACCTAACCTTCCTGGACCTCTCCAACAATGGCTTGGGTAAAATCGAAGAGGGCTCGTTCCGGTGGCTCAGCAAACTGGATGCGCTTGTTTTgtcaaacaacaacatcaaGCACTTAGCCAAGCAGACCTTTCAAGGTCTTGACAGTTTGAACCAGCTGGACTTGAGGAAAGCTCTGGTGAAAAGTCATACCTCCGCAAGGCCAATCATCGATGACTTCTCCTTCCAGCCATTGGGCGCCATGGAGACTTTGTGTCTGCAGTGGACTTCGGCGCGGTTGATAACCGAGCACACCTTCACAGGCTTGAAAAGTCTAAAAGAACTCGACCTTAGCTGGAGCAGCTACGCGTCGCTGAAAAACATCTCCAACAAGACGCTGATTTCGCTGGGTGGGTCACTGCTACTGAAGCTCAACCTGACGGCGACAGCCATGATGCAGATTCAACATGGTGCTTTCGCCCATTTGGGTAACCTCACCCATCTTCTTCTGAATTTCAATTTCATCAAGCAGACTCTGAGCGGGACAGAGTTCCAAGGCTTGGATCGACTCCAGGAGCTTCACCTCTCCTTCAATCACCAGACGATCAACCTCAGCTCCATGTCGTTTGTCAGCGTTCCCCTTCTCAGGGTCCTGACACTGTGCAAAAGCCTCACGGCCACGTCCTTGAACTTGGATCCTTCTCCATTCGAGCCCTTGTCCAACCTCGTCTACTTGGACCTGAGCAACAATAACATTGCCAATTTGAGAGCCAGCCTGCTGAACAGACTCGTGAGCCTGAAGGTTCTCAAGCTGCAACACAATAACCTGGCGCGGTTGTGGAAGGCGGCCAATCTGGGAGGGCCGGTGTTCTACCTGAAGGGTTTGGAGAAAATGACGAGCCTGCAGATGGACAGCAACGGGTTCGATGAGATCCCTGCGGAGGCGCTGACCGGGCTGAGTAACCTGCGTGAGCTCAGCCTTAGCAACAATCTGCTCAATAACCTGAAGGACTCTGTGTTCGACAGCCTGACCTCCCTGAAGGTCTTACACCTCCAGAGGAACCTAATCACGGCTGTGAGACCCGAGGTGTTCCGGACTCCCCTGGCCAACCTGAGCTATCTCCTCATGGATAGGAATCCCTTCGACTGCACGTGTGAGAGCATCTTGTGGTTCGTGACATGGTTGAACACCACCAACATTCCCGGCTGGAGTGGACAGTACATGTGCAACACGCCGCTGGCTTATTTCAACCGCCCCGTTGCAGATTTCGACACCCTCTCCTGCAAGGACATGGCGCCATTCCAGGCACTCTACATCCTCAGCAGTACCCTAGTGGGGTTGCTGACCGTGACAGCCCTTCTGCTGCGCTTCCATGGCTGGAGGATCCAGTTCCACTGGAACGTCCTGGTCAACCGGGCTTTGGGCTTCAGTGATACCAGAGCGGAGGAGGGCCGGCAGTATGAATACGACGCTTACATCATCCACGCCGAAGTGGACACCAGCTGGGTGGAGAGAGCCCTGATGCCCCTTGAGGTCGATACATGCAGGTTTTGCCTGGAAGACCGGGATTCGATGCCAGGAATGTCCCAGCTGGAGTCCATCGTGGCAAACCTGAGGAACTCcaggaaaattatttttgttgtcaccGAAAGCCTCCTCAGCGATCCATGGTGCAACCG CTTCAAGGCCCATCATGCATTGCATCAGGTGATGGAGGCCAGCAGGGACTCTGTGATCCTGGTGTTCCTACAGGACGTACATGACTACAAACTATCGCACTCGCTCTTCCTGCGCCGCGGGATGCTGAGGAAACGCTGCGTCCTTCACTGGCCCGTCTACAAGGAGCGAGTGGTCGCCTTCCGCCAGAAGCTCCTCATCGCTCTCGGAATGACCAATCGATTCCCACCACTGCTTTGA
- the tlr3 gene encoding toll-like receptor 3 isoform X3, whose protein sequence is MANRTVVNLSNITPRAQRPLIQEVKKDPTTTSQELQASLASVKVEPGSFQPISHLRTLIMDGSNMGTTAISKLCSALSGTSIQTLSLQRMKLVTLTNATFKDLQETNLTFLDLSNNGLGKIEEGSFRWLSKLDALVLSNNNIKHLAKQTFQGLDSLNQLDLRKALVKSHTSARPIIDDFSFQPLGAMETLCLQWTSARLITEHTFTGLKSLKELDLSWSSYASLKNISNKTLISLGGSLLLKLNLTATAMMQIQHGAFAHLGNLTHLLLNFNFIKQTLSGTEFQGLDRLQELHLSFNHQTINLSSMSFVSVPLLRVLTLCKSLTATSLNLDPSPFEPLSNLVYLDLSNNNIANLRASLLNRLVSLKVLKLQHNNLARLWKAANLGGPVFYLKGLEKMTSLQMDSNGFDEIPAEALTGLSNLRELSLSNNLLNNLKDSVFDSLTSLKVLHLQRNLITAVRPEVFRTPLANLSYLLMDRNPFDCTCESILWFVTWLNTTNIPGWSGQYMCNTPLAYFNRPVADFDTLSCKDMAPFQALYILSSTLVGLLTVTALLLRFHGWRIQFHWNVLVNRALGFSDTRAEEGRQYEYDAYIIHAEVDTSWVERALMPLEVDTCRFCLEDRDSMPGMSQLESIVANLRNSRKIIFVVTESLLSDPWCNRFKAHHALHQVMEASRDSVILVFLQDVHDYKLSHSLFLRRGMLRKRCVLHWPVYKERVVAFRQKLLIALGMTNRFPPLL, encoded by the exons atggcaaacagaacagtggtgaatctTTCCAAcattaccccaagagcgcagcgaccactcatccaagaggtcaaaAAAGACCCCACGACAACATCCCAAGAACTGCAGGcttcacttgcctcagttaag GTGGAGCCTGGTTCCTTCCAGCCAATTTCCCACTTGCGTACCTTAATCATGGATGGGAGCAACATGGGAACGACGGCTATCTCCAAACTATGCTCTGCGCTGTCAGGAACGTCTATCCAGACATTGTCCCTACAAAGAATGAAGCTGGTCACGCTCACCAACGCCACCTTCAAAGATTTGCAGGAAACCAACCTAACCTTCCTGGACCTCTCCAACAATGGCTTGGGTAAAATCGAAGAGGGCTCGTTCCGGTGGCTCAGCAAACTGGATGCGCTTGTTTTgtcaaacaacaacatcaaGCACTTAGCCAAGCAGACCTTTCAAGGTCTTGACAGTTTGAACCAGCTGGACTTGAGGAAAGCTCTGGTGAAAAGTCATACCTCCGCAAGGCCAATCATCGATGACTTCTCCTTCCAGCCATTGGGCGCCATGGAGACTTTGTGTCTGCAGTGGACTTCGGCGCGGTTGATAACCGAGCACACCTTCACAGGCTTGAAAAGTCTAAAAGAACTCGACCTTAGCTGGAGCAGCTACGCGTCGCTGAAAAACATCTCCAACAAGACGCTGATTTCGCTGGGTGGGTCACTGCTACTGAAGCTCAACCTGACGGCGACAGCCATGATGCAGATTCAACATGGTGCTTTCGCCCATTTGGGTAACCTCACCCATCTTCTTCTGAATTTCAATTTCATCAAGCAGACTCTGAGCGGGACAGAGTTCCAAGGCTTGGATCGACTCCAGGAGCTTCACCTCTCCTTCAATCACCAGACGATCAACCTCAGCTCCATGTCGTTTGTCAGCGTTCCCCTTCTCAGGGTCCTGACACTGTGCAAAAGCCTCACGGCCACGTCCTTGAACTTGGATCCTTCTCCATTCGAGCCCTTGTCCAACCTCGTCTACTTGGACCTGAGCAACAATAACATTGCCAATTTGAGAGCCAGCCTGCTGAACAGACTCGTGAGCCTGAAGGTTCTCAAGCTGCAACACAATAACCTGGCGCGGTTGTGGAAGGCGGCCAATCTGGGAGGGCCGGTGTTCTACCTGAAGGGTTTGGAGAAAATGACGAGCCTGCAGATGGACAGCAACGGGTTCGATGAGATCCCTGCGGAGGCGCTGACCGGGCTGAGTAACCTGCGTGAGCTCAGCCTTAGCAACAATCTGCTCAATAACCTGAAGGACTCTGTGTTCGACAGCCTGACCTCCCTGAAGGTCTTACACCTCCAGAGGAACCTAATCACGGCTGTGAGACCCGAGGTGTTCCGGACTCCCCTGGCCAACCTGAGCTATCTCCTCATGGATAGGAATCCCTTCGACTGCACGTGTGAGAGCATCTTGTGGTTCGTGACATGGTTGAACACCACCAACATTCCCGGCTGGAGTGGACAGTACATGTGCAACACGCCGCTGGCTTATTTCAACCGCCCCGTTGCAGATTTCGACACCCTCTCCTGCAAGGACATGGCGCCATTCCAGGCACTCTACATCCTCAGCAGTACCCTAGTGGGGTTGCTGACCGTGACAGCCCTTCTGCTGCGCTTCCATGGCTGGAGGATCCAGTTCCACTGGAACGTCCTGGTCAACCGGGCTTTGGGCTTCAGTGATACCAGAGCGGAGGAGGGCCGGCAGTATGAATACGACGCTTACATCATCCACGCCGAAGTGGACACCAGCTGGGTGGAGAGAGCCCTGATGCCCCTTGAGGTCGATACATGCAGGTTTTGCCTGGAAGACCGGGATTCGATGCCAGGAATGTCCCAGCTGGAGTCCATCGTGGCAAACCTGAGGAACTCcaggaaaattatttttgttgtcaccGAAAGCCTCCTCAGCGATCCATGGTGCAACCG CTTCAAGGCCCATCATGCATTGCATCAGGTGATGGAGGCCAGCAGGGACTCTGTGATCCTGGTGTTCCTACAGGACGTACATGACTACAAACTATCGCACTCGCTCTTCCTGCGCCGCGGGATGCTGAGGAAACGCTGCGTCCTTCACTGGCCCGTCTACAAGGAGCGAGTGGTCGCCTTCCGCCAGAAGCTCCTCATCGCTCTCGGAATGACCAATCGATTCCCACCACTGCTTTGA